A single region of the Pan troglodytes isolate AG18354 chromosome 22, NHGRI_mPanTro3-v2.0_pri, whole genome shotgun sequence genome encodes:
- the GABPA gene encoding GA-binding protein alpha chain yields MTKREAEELIEIEIDGTEKAECTEESIVEQTYAPAECVSQAIDINEPIGNLKKLLEPRLQCSLDAHEICLQDIQLDPERSLFDQGVKTDGTVQLSVQVISYQGIEPKLNILEIVKPADTVEVVIDPDAHHAESEAHLVEEAQVITLDGTKHITTISDETSEQVTRWAAALEGYRKEQERLGIPYDPIQWSTDQVLHWVVWVMKEFSMTDIDLTTLNISGRELCSLNQEDFFQRVPRGEILWSHLELLRKYVLASQEQQMNEIVTIDQPVQIIPASVQSATPTTIKVINSSAKAAKVQRAPRISGEDRSSPGNRTGNNGQIQLWQFLLELLTDKDARDCISWVGDEGEFKLNQPELVAQKWGQRKNKPTMNYEKLSRALRYYYDGDMICKVQGKRFVYKFVCDLKTLIGYSAAELNRLVTECEQKKLAKMQLHGIAQPVTAVALATASLQTEKDN; encoded by the exons atgactaaaagagaagcagaggagCTGATAGAAATTGAGATTGATGGAACAGAGAAAGCAGAGTGCACAGAAGAAAG CATTGTAGAACAAACCTACGCGCCAGCTGAATGTGTAAGCCAGGCCATAGACATCAATGAACCAATAGGCAATTTAAAGAAACTGCTAGAACCAAGACTACAGTGTTCTTTGGATGCTCATGAAATTTGTCTGCAAGATatccag CTGGATCCAGAACGAAGTTTATTTGACCAAGGAGTAAAAACAGATGGAACTGTACAGCTTAGTGTACAGGTAATTTCTTACCAAG GAATTGAACCAAAGTTAAACATCCTTGAAATTGTTAAACCTGCGGACACTGTTGAGGTTGTTATTGATCCAGATGCCCACCATGCTGAATCAGAAGCACATCTTGTTGAAGAAGCTCAAGTGATAACTCTTGATGGCACAAAACACATCACAACCATTTCAGATGAAACTTCAGAACAAGTGACAAGATGGGCTGCTGCACTGGAAGGCTATAGGAAAGAACAAGAACGCCTTGGGATACCCTATG atcCCATACAGTGGTCCACAGACCAAGTCCTGCATTGGGTGGTTTGGGTAATGAAGGAATTCAGCATGACCGATATAGACCTCACCACACTCAACATTTCGGGGAGAGAATTATGTAGTCTCAACCAAGAAGATTTTTTTCAGCGGGTTCCTCGGGGAGAAATTCTCTGGAGTCATCTGGAACTTCTCCGAAAAT atgtATTGGCAAGTCAAgaacaacagatgaatgaaatAGTTACAATTGATCAAC CTGTGCAAATTATTCCAGCATCAGTGCAATCTGCTACACCTACTACCATTAAAGTTATAAATAGTAGTGCGAAGGCAGCCAAAGTACAAAGAGCGCCGAGGATTTCAGGAGAAGATAGAAGCTCACCTGGGAATAGAAcag GAAACAATGGCCAAATCCAACTATGGCAGTTTTTGCTAGAACTTCTTACTGATAAGGACGCTCGAGACTGCATTTCTTGGGTTGGTGATGAAGGTGAATTTAAGCTAAATCAGCCTGAACTGGTTGCACAGAAATGGGGACAGCGTAAAAATAAGCCTACGATGAACTATGAGAAACTCAGTCGTGCATTAAG atATTATTACGATGGGGACATGATTTGTAAAGTTCAAGGCAAGAGATTTGTGTACAAGTTTGTCTGTGACTTGAAGACTCTTATTGGATACAGTGCAGCGGAGTTGAACCGTTTGGTCACAGAATGTGAACAGAAGAAACTTGCAAAGATGCAGCTCCATGGAATTGCCCAGCCAGTCACAGCAGTAGCTCTGGCTACTGCTTCTCTGCAAACGGAAAAGGATAATTGA